A single region of the Mycobacterium avium subsp. avium genome encodes:
- a CDS encoding glycoside hydrolase family 16 protein: MDRRSMMLMSGIGMLGAAMRLPGAWATPPAPEAPPSAGGGPYIFADEFDGPAGSPPDPGKWTIQTWQDDVFPPVAGIYRDDRRNVFQDGNSNLVLCATQEMGYYSGKLRGNFRSMINQTWEARIKLDCLFPGLWPSFWGVNEDPLPDGEVDIFEWYGNGQWPPGTTVHAASNGKTWEGKSIPGLVDGNWHTWRMHWGEEGFEFSRDGAEYFKVPNKPIHVAGGAPDDFRWPFNNPGYWMTPMFTLAVGGVGAGDPAAGVFPSSMLIDYIRIW; the protein is encoded by the coding sequence ATGGATCGTCGCAGCATGATGTTGATGTCGGGAATCGGCATGCTGGGAGCTGCGATGCGCCTGCCCGGCGCCTGGGCCACCCCGCCGGCGCCCGAAGCGCCGCCGTCGGCCGGGGGCGGGCCCTACATCTTCGCCGACGAGTTCGACGGTCCCGCCGGCTCGCCGCCCGATCCGGGCAAGTGGACCATCCAGACCTGGCAGGACGACGTGTTCCCGCCGGTGGCCGGGATCTACCGCGACGACCGCCGAAACGTGTTCCAGGACGGCAATTCCAACCTGGTGTTGTGCGCCACCCAGGAGATGGGCTACTACAGCGGCAAGCTGCGCGGCAATTTCCGCAGCATGATCAACCAGACCTGGGAGGCGCGGATCAAGCTGGACTGCCTGTTCCCCGGCCTTTGGCCGTCGTTCTGGGGAGTCAACGAGGACCCGCTGCCCGACGGCGAGGTGGACATCTTCGAGTGGTACGGCAACGGCCAGTGGCCACCGGGCACCACCGTGCACGCCGCCTCCAACGGCAAGACGTGGGAAGGCAAATCGATTCCCGGCCTGGTCGACGGCAACTGGCACACCTGGCGAATGCATTGGGGCGAAGAGGGATTCGAGTTCTCGCGGGACGGGGCCGAGTACTTCAAGGTGCCCAACAAACCCATCCACGTCGCCGGCGGCGCGCCCGACGACTTCCGCTGGCCGTTCAACAACCCCGGCTACTGGATGACGCCGATGTTCACCCTCGCCGTCGGCGGGGTGGGCGCCGGTGACCCCGCGGCGGGCGTGTTCCCGTCGTCGATGCTGATCGACTACATCCGCATCTGGTAG
- a CDS encoding NADP-dependent oxidoreductase, with translation MPDLPNRQILLRRRPSGLVRPDDTELVTTPAPEPAEGEALLRTTYVGIDAAARTWLDDQPSYLPPVQLGEVIRAAGIGEVVASRCDAFAVGDVVTTLTGFQEYAIIRDDLFSTPIPGEDDQLAIMSVYGPTGATAYFGMTDIGRPQPGETVVVSAAAGATGSIAGQIAKIAGARVVGIAGGPEKCRAVVADFGFDACIDYKNDDVAAALKQHCPRRVDVYFDNVGGPILDAVLGRLAPRARVVLCGVISSYLTGDHPGPANYVNLLSKTALMQGFNALDQWGRFDEAFAALRKWEAEGRLHHRQTIFEGIESCVDALNGLFTGVNIGKTLVKLSEPGAG, from the coding sequence GTGCCCGATTTGCCGAACCGCCAGATCCTGCTGCGTCGCCGCCCCTCCGGACTGGTCCGGCCGGACGACACCGAACTGGTCACCACCCCCGCCCCGGAACCCGCCGAGGGGGAGGCGCTGCTGCGGACCACCTACGTCGGCATCGACGCCGCGGCGCGCACCTGGCTCGACGACCAGCCCAGCTACCTGCCGCCGGTGCAGTTGGGTGAGGTCATTCGCGCGGCCGGGATCGGCGAGGTGGTGGCCTCGCGCTGTGACGCGTTCGCCGTCGGCGACGTGGTCACCACGCTGACCGGATTCCAGGAGTACGCGATCATCCGCGACGACCTGTTCAGCACGCCGATTCCCGGCGAGGACGACCAGCTGGCGATCATGTCGGTGTACGGACCGACCGGCGCCACCGCCTATTTCGGGATGACCGACATCGGCCGCCCGCAGCCCGGCGAGACGGTGGTGGTGTCGGCGGCCGCGGGCGCCACCGGGTCGATCGCCGGGCAGATCGCCAAGATCGCCGGCGCCCGGGTGGTGGGCATCGCCGGGGGACCGGAGAAATGCCGTGCGGTGGTGGCGGACTTCGGGTTCGACGCGTGCATCGACTACAAGAACGACGACGTCGCGGCGGCGCTCAAACAGCATTGCCCGCGCCGCGTCGACGTCTACTTCGACAACGTGGGCGGGCCCATCCTGGACGCCGTGCTGGGTCGGCTGGCCCCCCGCGCCCGGGTGGTGCTGTGCGGCGTCATCTCCAGCTACCTGACCGGGGACCATCCCGGCCCGGCCAACTACGTGAACCTGCTGTCCAAGACCGCGCTGATGCAGGGGTTCAACGCGCTCGACCAGTGGGGCCGCTTCGACGAGGCGTTCGCCGCGCTGCGGAAGTGGGAGGCCGAGGGCCGACTTCACCACCGGCAGACCATCTTTGAGGGCATCGAATCCTGCGTCGACGCCCTCAACGGGCTGTTCACCGGCGTCAACATCGGCAAGACGCTGGTCAAGCTCAGCGAACCCGGCGCCGGCTGA
- a CDS encoding DUF3060 domain-containing protein, giving the protein MAANDDPEERIRELERPLADSARASEQGSAPSTGPGYPPAPAPWSYGGPVPGPPGQRPSGNRVWWVVGTLIAVGVLALAGGIAAFAAHQLSGVKSIINSPPTISRTFGPPPGISTTPAPSTSRRTPTSPAAPPGTELSVAGINENRTLACDDNPVSVSGVSNTVVITGHCTSLSVSGVQNTVTVEAVERIDASGFNNKVTYHSGTPSISNSGGSNVVGRG; this is encoded by the coding sequence ATGGCAGCAAACGACGACCCGGAGGAGCGGATCCGGGAACTCGAGCGTCCGCTCGCCGACTCGGCGCGGGCCTCCGAGCAGGGCAGCGCGCCGTCCACCGGCCCGGGCTACCCTCCTGCGCCGGCGCCGTGGTCCTACGGCGGGCCCGTCCCCGGCCCGCCCGGGCAACGCCCGTCGGGCAACCGGGTGTGGTGGGTGGTGGGCACCCTCATCGCCGTCGGCGTGCTGGCCCTGGCCGGCGGCATCGCAGCCTTTGCGGCACACCAGCTTTCGGGGGTGAAGTCGATCATCAACTCGCCGCCCACCATCTCCAGGACGTTCGGCCCGCCGCCGGGCATCTCGACGACGCCGGCCCCCTCGACGTCCCGCCGGACGCCGACGTCACCGGCCGCGCCGCCGGGCACCGAGCTCAGCGTCGCCGGGATCAACGAGAACCGCACGCTGGCCTGTGACGACAACCCAGTCAGCGTCAGCGGCGTGTCCAACACCGTGGTGATCACGGGGCATTGCACCAGCCTGTCGGTGTCGGGCGTGCAGAACACGGTCACAGTCGAGGCGGTCGAGCGCATCGACGCCTCGGGCTTCAACAACAAGGTCACCTACCACTCGGGCACACCGAGCATCAGCAACTCGGGTGGCTCGAACGTGGTCGGCCGCGGCTGA
- a CDS encoding DUF7159 family protein codes for MDIVLGVSMAPGTVRLVAIEGQNADGVTVEQEEFAVGAAESSANSAADQVIDAIIGTREGVFEGGHRLTSTGVTWTDPTGAAALRDAIASHELGNVMLVSPLLAAAALAQTVGYALGYGHIAMLFVEPRSATLAVVDVSDGSIVDLHRHQIPHGAGAPVAAELASMVAGLDARDTRADGVFVVGCGTDIVAVKPALEAASPVPVTGPEEPDMALARGAALASANAPLFASSTAALAYALDPGTGEMDPPAFNPTYLDVWGDTGAGTGVRAYSAVPDEEEPAPRRPWSMLLAGGALAGIAAVIGGVVLVTLTSDGHGSNTRHNQGVSVATPGIQLPAPPPSNPPAAQPPAPSTPAPAPTPPRWPPRRRSPSSRRRRRPRSPRRPRRRSTAPRPGPHRSTSRGPSSSRCRRRPPRPPRPPHLRRPRRRRPPRRCPTSHR; via the coding sequence GTGGACATCGTGCTTGGGGTGTCGATGGCTCCCGGGACGGTCCGCCTGGTAGCGATCGAAGGACAGAATGCCGACGGCGTGACCGTCGAACAGGAAGAGTTCGCAGTCGGAGCCGCTGAGAGTTCGGCGAATTCGGCGGCCGACCAGGTGATCGACGCGATCATCGGCACCCGCGAGGGAGTTTTCGAGGGCGGCCACCGGCTGACCTCGACGGGGGTTACCTGGACCGACCCCACCGGGGCCGCGGCGTTGCGGGATGCGATCGCCTCCCACGAGCTGGGCAACGTGATGTTGGTCTCGCCGCTGCTGGCCGCGGCCGCGCTGGCGCAGACGGTCGGGTATGCGCTCGGCTACGGGCACATCGCGATGCTGTTCGTCGAGCCGCGCAGCGCGACGCTGGCCGTCGTCGACGTGAGCGACGGTTCGATCGTCGATCTGCACCGCCACCAGATCCCGCACGGCGCCGGCGCGCCGGTGGCGGCCGAGCTGGCGTCGATGGTCGCCGGCCTGGATGCGCGCGACACCCGCGCCGACGGCGTGTTCGTGGTCGGCTGCGGAACCGACATCGTCGCGGTGAAACCGGCGCTGGAGGCGGCCAGCCCCGTTCCGGTCACCGGCCCCGAGGAGCCGGACATGGCGCTGGCCCGCGGCGCGGCCCTGGCCTCGGCGAACGCGCCGCTGTTCGCGTCGTCGACGGCGGCGCTGGCCTACGCGCTGGACCCGGGCACCGGGGAGATGGATCCTCCCGCGTTCAACCCCACCTATCTGGATGTGTGGGGCGACACCGGTGCGGGCACCGGCGTGCGCGCCTACAGCGCCGTCCCCGACGAGGAGGAGCCGGCCCCGCGCCGGCCGTGGTCGATGCTGCTGGCCGGCGGCGCGCTGGCCGGCATCGCCGCGGTGATCGGCGGCGTGGTGCTGGTGACGCTGACCTCGGACGGTCACGGCTCGAACACCCGGCACAACCAGGGCGTCAGCGTCGCCACCCCGGGGATCCAGCTGCCGGCGCCGCCGCCGAGCAACCCGCCGGCGGCGCAGCCGCCCGCGCCGAGCACGCCCGCCCCCGCCCCGACCCCACCGAGGTGGCCGCCCCGGCGCCGGAGCCCGTCCAGCAGGCGGCGCCGCAGACCCCGGTCACCACGGCGCCCCCGGCGCCGGTCTACCGCGCCCCGGCCCGGCCCACACCGCAGTACCAGCCGCGGCCCGTCGAGCAGCCGGTGCCGCCGCCGGCCGCCGCGCCCGCCCCGGCCGCCCCACCTCCGGCGCCCGCGCCGCCGCCGGCCGCCCCGCCGGTGCCCCACCAGCCACCGGTGA
- a CDS encoding Hsp70 family protein, translated as MYDPLGLSIGTTNLVAARNGSPPVSRRCVLTLYPHCAPKIGAPEENPLLAEPGVPMKGFVERIGDSVALVSPDGSAHDPELLTVEALDAMVLAAGADAASSEISIAVPAHWKPGTVQALRDALRTHLGFVRSGMAPRLVSDAIAALTAVKSELGLPDEGVVGLLDFGGSGTSATLVNVAGDFELVSATMRYAALSGDEIDQELQLRAFEELGHGSGLDPASTAGVGQLAALREQCRAAKERLSTDVVTEITAELGGRSCSLTLTQDDLEELMQDRLTGFIYAFDDLLVRYRKSWSDLAAVVTVGGGARIPLVTERLSVHGRTPILTPSQPAFAAAAGALLLASRGGELDMRTRTSIGLLAAADAAGDVVDLGAGDVLVIDDEALTDRELAWSQTEYPGDLRMRFGGETYDEDGPAGWSMRLNVIDPPKPRRPWRRLRFSQLIIGMSAAVAMTAIGGVAYTLTGIENRQAPPAPSVAPLPPVSRVVPPSAVAPPTAVPPPPPPSAQPVPSPAPPPPQPPPPPPSPPPAPPPPVVVTTAPPAPTYTPRHTTAPTPSPTPTTTPPPPTTTQEPTTTSTTTTVPMTTEWIHVPLLPVPIPVPVPQKQAPATPQYPSNEYPQYPQYPGNEYPQYPGNSQNPYYGPGY; from the coding sequence ATGTACGACCCACTCGGGTTGTCGATCGGGACCACCAACCTGGTCGCTGCGCGTAATGGAAGCCCACCGGTTAGTCGCCGCTGTGTGCTGACCCTCTACCCGCACTGCGCACCGAAAATCGGTGCGCCCGAAGAGAATCCGCTTCTGGCTGAGCCTGGCGTGCCGATGAAGGGCTTTGTGGAGCGCATCGGCGATTCGGTCGCGCTGGTGTCGCCGGACGGTTCCGCGCACGATCCGGAGCTGTTGACGGTGGAGGCGCTGGACGCGATGGTGCTCGCCGCCGGTGCGGATGCGGCGTCTTCGGAGATTTCCATCGCGGTCCCGGCGCACTGGAAACCCGGCACCGTGCAGGCGCTGCGCGACGCGTTGCGCACTCACCTGGGCTTCGTCCGCAGCGGCATGGCGCCACGGCTGGTCAGCGACGCCATCGCTGCGCTGACCGCGGTGAAGTCCGAACTGGGCCTGCCCGACGAGGGCGTGGTCGGGCTGCTCGACTTCGGGGGCAGCGGCACCTCGGCCACCCTGGTGAACGTCGCCGGCGACTTCGAGCTCGTCAGCGCCACAATGCGATACGCCGCGCTGTCCGGCGACGAGATCGACCAGGAGCTGCAGCTGCGGGCGTTCGAGGAGCTCGGGCACGGCAGCGGCCTCGACCCGGCCAGCACCGCCGGGGTGGGACAGCTCGCGGCGCTGCGGGAGCAGTGCCGCGCCGCCAAGGAACGGCTTTCCACCGACGTCGTCACCGAGATCACCGCCGAACTCGGCGGGCGCAGTTGCAGCCTGACGTTGACGCAGGACGATCTCGAAGAGCTGATGCAGGACCGGCTGACCGGCTTCATCTATGCCTTCGACGACCTGCTGGTGCGCTACCGCAAGAGCTGGTCGGACCTGGCGGCGGTGGTGACCGTCGGTGGCGGTGCACGCATTCCGCTTGTCACGGAGCGACTTTCGGTGCACGGCCGGACACCGATCCTGACACCGTCGCAGCCGGCGTTCGCGGCCGCGGCCGGGGCGCTGCTGCTGGCCTCGCGCGGCGGCGAACTGGACATGCGCACGCGCACCTCGATCGGCCTGCTGGCGGCGGCCGACGCCGCCGGCGACGTCGTCGACCTGGGCGCCGGCGATGTGCTGGTGATCGACGACGAGGCGCTGACCGACCGCGAATTAGCTTGGTCGCAAACCGAATACCCCGGTGACCTGCGGATGCGGTTCGGCGGCGAAACTTATGACGAGGACGGCCCGGCCGGCTGGTCGATGCGGCTCAACGTCATCGACCCGCCTAAACCGCGGCGGCCCTGGCGGCGACTTCGCTTCTCCCAGTTGATCATCGGGATGTCCGCCGCGGTCGCCATGACCGCGATCGGCGGGGTGGCCTACACGCTGACCGGGATCGAAAACCGCCAGGCCCCGCCGGCGCCGTCCGTCGCCCCGCTGCCGCCGGTCAGCCGGGTGGTGCCGCCGTCGGCCGTCGCGCCGCCCACCGCGGTGCCCCCGCCGCCACCGCCCAGCGCGCAACCGGTCCCCAGCCCGGCGCCGCCACCGCCGCAGCCGCCCCCGCCGCCACCGTCGCCGCCGCCGGCACCGCCGCCTCCGGTCGTGGTGACCACGGCACCGCCGGCGCCGACCTACACGCCGCGGCACACCACGGCGCCGACGCCGAGTCCGACGCCCACCACCACACCGCCGCCACCGACGACGACGCAGGAGCCGACCACCACCAGCACCACCACCACGGTGCCGATGACCACCGAGTGGATCCACGTTCCGCTGCTGCCGGTTCCGATCCCGGTGCCGGTGCCGCAGAAGCAGGCTCCCGCGACGCCGCAGTATCCGTCGAACGAGTATCCGCAGTACCCGCAATATCCGGGCAACGAATATCCGCAATACCCGGGGAACTCCCAAAACCCCTACTACGGCCCGGGGTATTAG
- a CDS encoding TetR/AcrR family transcriptional regulator produces the protein MSIAPGQQPGRPAGPTRRTTAPRKRGDDTRARIIDETVRCIIEEGFAAATAKHVAERAGVTWGVIQYHFGDRNGLLMAVVDDGVARLVESLSSADVSELPLRQRVEVVIDTAWSCYSSPTSMAAFEILHATRGALGDSSRRHLLDMNAAIGQLGRLITTDPANAGVAEVIWATLRGVVLAQMVIGTTVDWSLERRALIDMVTRVLQ, from the coding sequence ATGTCCATTGCCCCAGGCCAGCAGCCCGGTCGCCCCGCGGGGCCCACCAGGCGGACGACCGCGCCGCGCAAGCGCGGCGACGACACGCGGGCCAGGATCATCGACGAGACGGTCCGCTGCATCATCGAGGAGGGGTTCGCCGCCGCCACCGCCAAGCACGTGGCCGAGCGGGCGGGAGTGACCTGGGGCGTCATCCAGTACCACTTCGGCGACCGCAACGGCCTGCTGATGGCCGTGGTGGACGACGGGGTGGCCCGGCTGGTGGAAAGCCTGTCGTCGGCCGACGTCAGCGAGTTGCCGCTGCGGCAGCGCGTCGAGGTCGTCATCGACACCGCGTGGAGCTGCTACAGCAGCCCCACGTCGATGGCGGCGTTCGAGATCCTGCACGCCACCCGGGGCGCGCTGGGAGACTCGTCGCGCCGCCACCTGCTGGACATGAACGCCGCGATCGGCCAGCTCGGCCGACTGATCACCACGGATCCGGCGAATGCCGGTGTGGCCGAGGTGATTTGGGCGACGCTGCGCGGGGTTGTGCTGGCGCAGATGGTGATCGGGACGACCGTCGATTGGAGCCTGGAACGGCGTGCCCTGATCGACATGGTCACCCGTGTGCTGCAATGA
- a CDS encoding nuclear transport factor 2 family protein, with the protein MTLDDLADIEAIKQVKYRYLRALDTKHWDDFADTLAEDITADYGPSIGNELHFTNRAELVEYMRTSLPANVITEHRVTHPDIVVDGDTATGSWYLQDRVMVAELNFMLIGAAFYRDTYRRTERGWKISGTGYDRTYDATMSLEGLNFTLKPGRAIAGAD; encoded by the coding sequence ATGACCCTCGACGACCTGGCCGACATCGAAGCCATCAAGCAAGTCAAATACCGCTATCTGCGCGCGCTGGACACCAAGCACTGGGACGATTTCGCCGACACCCTCGCCGAGGACATCACGGCCGACTACGGCCCCTCGATCGGCAACGAACTGCACTTCACCAACCGCGCCGAGCTGGTCGAGTACATGCGAACCTCGCTGCCCGCGAACGTCATCACCGAACACCGGGTCACCCATCCCGACATCGTCGTCGACGGCGACACCGCCACGGGCAGTTGGTATCTGCAGGACCGGGTGATGGTCGCCGAGCTCAATTTCATGCTGATCGGCGCGGCCTTCTACCGCGACACCTACCGGCGCACCGAGCGGGGGTGGAAGATCAGCGGCACCGGCTACGACCGCACCTATGACGCCACCATGTCATTGGAGGGGCTGAATTTCACGCTCAAGCCGGGCCGGGCCATCGCCGGGGCGGACTGA
- a CDS encoding L,D-transpeptidase family protein: MHRLLTSLCAAACVIVASVVLSPISAAAGAPWFANAVGNATQVVSVVSTGGSNATMEIFQRTGTGWQSLRSGVPTHVGSAGMAPQAKSGVPATPMGVYSLDSAFGTAPNPGTGLPYTQIVGPNYWWSGDDHSPTFNSMQVCPKAQCPFNTAESENLQIPQYKHAVVMGVNKNKTPGGGAAFFFHTTDGKPTEGCVAVDDAQLVSIMKWLRPGAVIAITK, from the coding sequence ATGCACCGACTGCTCACGTCACTGTGCGCTGCGGCGTGCGTGATCGTCGCCTCGGTGGTGCTCTCGCCGATCAGTGCCGCGGCCGGCGCTCCCTGGTTCGCCAACGCGGTTGGCAATGCGACACAAGTGGTTTCGGTGGTCAGCACCGGCGGCTCGAACGCCACCATGGAGATCTTCCAGCGCACCGGCACCGGCTGGCAGTCGCTGCGCTCCGGCGTGCCCACCCACGTCGGCTCGGCCGGGATGGCGCCGCAGGCCAAGAGCGGCGTTCCGGCCACCCCGATGGGGGTCTACAGCCTGGACTCCGCCTTCGGCACCGCGCCCAACCCCGGCACCGGGCTGCCCTACACCCAGATCGTCGGGCCCAACTACTGGTGGAGCGGCGACGACCACAGCCCCACCTTCAACTCCATGCAGGTGTGCCCGAAAGCCCAGTGCCCGTTCAACACCGCCGAAAGCGAGAACCTGCAGATCCCGCAGTACAAGCACGCGGTGGTGATGGGCGTCAACAAGAACAAGACCCCCGGCGGCGGCGCCGCGTTCTTCTTTCACACCACCGACGGCAAACCCACCGAGGGTTGCGTGGCGGTCGACGACGCTCAGCTGGTGTCGATCATGAAATGGCTGCGGCCCGGCGCGGTCATCGCGATCACCAAGTGA